A DNA window from Alteribacter keqinensis contains the following coding sequences:
- the lysS gene encoding lysine--tRNA ligase — translation MSQELELNDQLQVRREKMKEMIDLGFDPFGQRFERTHTAAEMQEAYDKYSKEELEEKSFPITLAGRIMTKRGKGKAGFAHVQDLSGQVQIYVRKDAVGEEQYEHFKKVDIGDIVGISGVAFKTKVGELSVKVNEFQLLSKALRPLPDKYHGLKDVEQRYRQRYLDLIVNPEVRDTFVLRSRIIQSMRRYLDNNGYLEVETPMLHSIAGGASARPFITHHNTLDMTLYMRIAIELHLKRLIVGGLEKVYEIGRVFRNEGVSTRHNPEFTMIELYEAYADYKDIMSLTENLVAHIAEDVLGSTTVKYGDQEINLKPEWTRVHMVDAVKEHTGVDFWKKMSDEEARALAKEHNVPVKDTMKYGHVVNEFFETFVEDKLIQPTFVYGHPLDISPLAKKNPEDPRFTDRFELFIVGREHANAFTELNDPIDQRERFEAQLVEREQGDDEAHMMDDDFVESLEYGMPPTGGLGIGIDRLVMLLTNAQSIRDVLLFPQMRHQSSEEE, via the coding sequence GTGAGTCAAGAGCTAGAGCTGAACGACCAACTGCAAGTCCGCCGGGAAAAAATGAAGGAAATGATCGACCTTGGGTTTGATCCATTCGGTCAACGCTTCGAGCGAACGCACACAGCAGCAGAAATGCAGGAAGCCTACGATAAGTATTCAAAAGAAGAACTTGAGGAAAAGAGTTTCCCAATAACACTGGCGGGTCGTATTATGACCAAACGTGGAAAAGGAAAAGCGGGCTTTGCCCATGTACAGGACCTTTCCGGCCAGGTGCAGATCTATGTCCGTAAAGATGCCGTGGGAGAGGAGCAGTACGAACACTTTAAGAAAGTAGATATCGGCGACATTGTCGGTATTTCAGGTGTGGCGTTCAAAACAAAAGTTGGAGAGCTCTCTGTTAAAGTAAACGAATTTCAACTTCTGTCAAAAGCACTTCGACCACTGCCGGATAAATATCACGGATTAAAAGACGTTGAACAACGGTACCGCCAGCGCTACCTGGATCTTATCGTAAATCCGGAAGTGCGGGACACATTTGTTCTTCGCAGCCGCATCATCCAGTCTATGCGCCGTTACCTTGATAACAATGGCTACCTTGAGGTTGAGACGCCAATGCTTCATTCTATTGCAGGGGGTGCATCGGCAAGACCGTTCATTACGCACCACAACACACTTGATATGACACTGTATATGCGTATTGCCATTGAGCTCCACTTAAAGCGGCTTATTGTAGGCGGCCTGGAGAAAGTATATGAAATCGGCCGTGTATTCCGTAACGAAGGGGTATCTACGCGACACAACCCTGAGTTTACAATGATCGAACTGTACGAAGCATACGCAGACTATAAAGATATCATGTCTCTTACAGAGAATCTTGTTGCGCACATTGCTGAAGATGTTCTCGGCTCCACAACTGTAAAATACGGCGATCAGGAGATTAACCTCAAGCCTGAGTGGACAAGAGTACACATGGTCGATGCTGTAAAAGAGCACACCGGTGTGGATTTCTGGAAAAAGATGAGCGATGAAGAAGCCCGTGCATTGGCTAAAGAACATAATGTTCCTGTGAAAGATACAATGAAATACGGCCACGTTGTAAATGAGTTCTTTGAAACATTTGTGGAAGACAAGCTCATTCAGCCGACATTCGTATACGGTCACCCGCTGGACATTTCTCCACTGGCGAAGAAGAATCCTGAGGACCCTCGCTTTACGGACCGGTTTGAGCTCTTTATTGTAGGGCGCGAGCACGCGAATGCCTTTACAGAGCTGAATGACCCGATTGATCAGCGTGAGCGTTTTGAGGCTCAGCTTGTAGAGCGTGAGCAGGGAGACGACGAAGCCCATATGATGGATGATGACTTTGTTGAATCTCTCGAGTACGGTATGCCACCAACAGGCGGTCTCGGGATTGGAATCGACCGTCTGGTTATGCTCCTTACCAACGCCCAATCCATCCGTGACGTTCTATTATTCCCGCA
- the dusB gene encoding tRNA dihydrouridine synthase DusB, giving the protein MLKIGDITMKNQVVLAPMAGVCNPAFRLIAKDFGAGLVCAEMVSDKAILHKNERSLQMLYVDEREKPLSLQIFGGDKSTLVDAAKVVDKQTNADIIDINMGCPVPKITKCDAGARWLLDPNKIYDMVSCVVEAVDKPVTVKMRMGWDEDHIYAVENAKMIERAGGSAVALHGRTRVQMYEGTANWDIIKDVKDAVNIPVIGNGDVKTPEDARRMLDTTGVDGVMIGRAALGNPWMLYRTIHYLETGENIPEPTPREKMDVAILHMDRLIDLKGEEVAVREMRKHASWYIKGLRGAARMRDKINQVTKRDDLTEALDGVVEAVEAKERERLAKIAEGQAG; this is encoded by the coding sequence ATGCTTAAGATTGGCGATATTACGATGAAAAACCAGGTTGTTTTAGCACCAATGGCCGGCGTCTGCAACCCTGCTTTTCGTCTGATCGCAAAAGATTTCGGAGCAGGCCTTGTCTGTGCTGAAATGGTAAGTGATAAAGCGATTCTCCATAAAAACGAACGGTCCCTTCAGATGCTTTACGTAGATGAGCGGGAAAAACCGTTGAGCCTTCAAATTTTCGGAGGGGACAAATCGACCCTTGTGGATGCGGCTAAGGTCGTAGACAAACAGACAAACGCAGACATTATTGACATCAACATGGGCTGCCCTGTACCGAAGATTACGAAGTGTGATGCCGGTGCCAGGTGGCTCCTCGATCCAAACAAAATCTACGACATGGTCTCCTGCGTAGTAGAAGCTGTAGATAAGCCTGTTACAGTAAAAATGCGTATGGGCTGGGATGAAGATCACATTTATGCTGTTGAAAATGCAAAAATGATTGAGCGCGCAGGCGGAAGTGCCGTGGCACTGCACGGCCGTACACGTGTACAGATGTATGAAGGAACAGCCAACTGGGATATCATTAAAGATGTAAAAGATGCTGTTAATATCCCTGTTATCGGAAATGGTGATGTCAAGACTCCTGAGGATGCCCGCCGGATGCTCGACACAACCGGTGTGGACGGGGTTATGATCGGGCGCGCAGCACTTGGAAACCCTTGGATGCTGTACCGTACCATTCATTACCTTGAGACGGGGGAAAACATTCCTGAACCAACCCCGAGAGAGAAGATGGATGTTGCAATCCTTCATATGGACAGACTCATTGACCTTAAAGGAGAAGAAGTAGCTGTTCGTGAAATGCGCAAACACGCTTCCTGGTACATTAAAGGACTTCGCGGTGCTGCCCGTATGCGGGATAAAATCAACCAGGTAACCAAGCGCGATGATCTTACAGAAGCGCTCGACGGCGTCGTTGAAGCTGTAGAAGCAAAAGAAAGAGAACGCCTTGCAAAAATCGCTGAGGGACAGGCGGGTTAA
- a CDS encoding helix-turn-helix domain-containing protein has protein sequence MEGIIWGRRIRAFRKLKGYTQEGFAKELDISVSVLGEIERGNRKPSDELIASVASTLGVTIDDLTSIN, from the coding sequence ATGGAAGGAATCATCTGGGGCCGACGAATCCGCGCCTTTCGGAAGTTAAAAGGATACACGCAGGAAGGTTTCGCTAAAGAACTGGACATCTCTGTGTCTGTTCTCGGCGAAATTGAGCGGGGAAACCGTAAACCTTCCGACGAATTGATTGCTTCTGTAGCGAGCACACTCGGAGTAACAATAGACGATTTAACATCGATTAATTGA
- the folK gene encoding 2-amino-4-hydroxy-6-hydroxymethyldihydropteridine diphosphokinase translates to MNRQKAYIALGSNIGERHVYLEGAVDTLEDNPDITIEKKSSIYETDPVGYTDQPPFLNMVVKVATSLSPLALLDKLQKIESTLGRTRDIHWGPRTIDLDILLYNDENIKLERLSVPHPRMYERGFVLVPLCEIEPDLRFPDGRHIEQCVHDLTDKEGVRKWKESSGADESAPFGS, encoded by the coding sequence ATGAACAGACAAAAAGCCTACATTGCACTCGGGTCCAATATCGGGGAAAGACACGTGTATTTAGAGGGAGCCGTTGACACCCTGGAGGATAACCCGGATATTACCATTGAGAAAAAATCTTCAATTTATGAAACAGACCCTGTCGGATATACAGATCAGCCGCCTTTCTTAAACATGGTGGTCAAGGTGGCCACTTCCCTGTCCCCTCTTGCACTACTGGATAAATTGCAAAAGATTGAATCCACCCTCGGGAGAACGAGAGACATCCATTGGGGACCGAGAACAATAGATCTTGACATTTTGCTCTATAATGATGAAAATATTAAGTTGGAACGGTTATCCGTTCCTCACCCAAGAATGTATGAACGAGGTTTTGTTTTAGTTCCGCTCTGTGAAATTGAACCGGATCTCCGGTTTCCGGACGGGCGTCATATTGAACAATGTGTACATGACTTAACTGATAAAGAGGGTGTGCGAAAATGGAAGGAATCATCTGGGGCCGACGAATCCGCGCCTTTCGGAAGTTAA
- the folB gene encoding dihydroneopterin aldolase: protein MDNIYVTGMEFYAYHGAFPEENKLGQRWYVDVTLGMDAKPAGVSDDLEKTVNYADVYNEVKAVMEHEPVKLVETLCERIAAKILESFEIVELCTVKVMKPDPPIPGHYDSVAVEITRERS, encoded by the coding sequence ATGGATAACATTTATGTAACGGGCATGGAGTTTTACGCTTATCACGGGGCTTTTCCTGAAGAGAACAAACTGGGCCAGCGATGGTATGTGGATGTGACGCTCGGAATGGACGCAAAACCTGCAGGTGTTTCGGACGACCTGGAGAAAACGGTCAATTACGCAGATGTGTATAACGAGGTTAAGGCAGTGATGGAACACGAGCCTGTTAAGCTCGTGGAAACTCTTTGTGAGCGGATTGCAGCAAAAATTCTGGAATCTTTTGAAATAGTCGAATTGTGCACGGTTAAAGTAATGAAACCAGATCCACCGATTCCCGGGCATTACGACAGTGTAGCTGTGGAGATTACCAGGGAGCGGTCCTGA
- the folP gene encoding dihydropteroate synthase: MRKNIDRMEWNQHTLDFSKKSYVMGILNLTPDSFSDGGKHGQKSEAVAHALQMIEEGADIIDVGGESTRPGATMVPADEELRRVIEPLKDVRTHVNVPISIDTYKADVARAAIEAGADIINDVWGAKYDPDMARVAAEYDVPIILMHNRETPHYNDLMNDIKDDLNESIDICLSAGVKEERIILDPGIGFAKTYEENLLVMRHVGKITEMGFPVLLGTSRKSLIAKTLNLPVEERMEGTGATVCYGIEKGCDIVRVHDVKPISRMVKMMDAMIGKGGYNG, encoded by the coding sequence ATGAGAAAAAACATTGACCGGATGGAGTGGAACCAGCATACACTGGACTTTTCAAAAAAATCGTATGTAATGGGGATTCTTAACCTGACTCCGGATTCCTTTTCAGATGGAGGAAAGCACGGCCAAAAGAGTGAAGCAGTGGCACATGCTCTTCAGATGATTGAAGAAGGAGCGGATATCATTGATGTTGGCGGTGAATCTACCAGACCCGGCGCCACTATGGTACCGGCAGATGAAGAACTGCGCCGCGTAATTGAGCCGTTAAAGGACGTAAGGACCCACGTGAATGTTCCGATTTCCATTGATACATATAAGGCTGATGTAGCCAGAGCTGCCATTGAAGCCGGTGCTGATATTATCAACGATGTGTGGGGAGCGAAGTATGATCCGGATATGGCCAGAGTGGCAGCTGAATACGATGTCCCGATTATTCTCATGCACAACAGGGAAACACCTCACTATAACGACCTGATGAACGATATTAAAGACGACCTCAATGAAAGCATCGACATCTGTCTGAGTGCCGGAGTAAAAGAAGAGCGGATTATTCTTGACCCGGGCATTGGTTTTGCAAAAACCTATGAGGAAAACCTTCTCGTCATGCGTCATGTTGGAAAAATAACAGAAATGGGCTTTCCGGTTCTGCTCGGTACTTCGAGAAAGTCCCTTATTGCGAAAACCCTTAACCTTCCTGTAGAAGAGCGGATGGAAGGGACGGGGGCTACAGTGTGCTACGGAATTGAAAAAGGATGCGATATTGTTCGGGTTCATGATGTAAAACCGATTAGCAGAATGGTGAAGATGATGGATGCGATGATCGGAAAAGGAGGATACAATGGATAA
- the pabC gene encoding aminodeoxychorismate lyase has product MLMYLNGQIIREEEAVISPFDHGFMYGLGLFETFRTYNGHPFLLDDHFDRLHRGLDQMRIENARYDRQETARIIASLLDANNMDDAYFRWNVSAGNAPVGLRTSPYKNPNTMVFVKGLPENGVREKKLHVLKQKRNTPEGPERLKSHHYLNSILGKYEMSPDQKGEGLFLTGRGHVAEGVVSNVFWRKGMNVYTPDPDCGILNGVTRQFVIRLARSKGFKVHEGHYMLNALLEADEAVITNSIQEIVAVSSVGEQMFPGVRGELYEALTSLYGRATREERLWSGKEWEER; this is encoded by the coding sequence ATGCTGATGTACTTGAACGGCCAAATCATACGAGAAGAAGAAGCGGTAATATCACCGTTTGATCATGGGTTCATGTATGGTTTGGGTTTGTTTGAAACGTTTCGCACCTACAATGGTCATCCATTTCTACTGGATGACCATTTTGATAGGCTGCATCGCGGACTTGACCAGATGCGTATCGAAAATGCCCGGTACGACCGCCAGGAAACAGCTCGTATCATTGCCAGCCTGCTCGATGCAAACAATATGGATGATGCCTACTTCAGGTGGAACGTCTCCGCCGGCAATGCGCCTGTGGGGTTAAGGACATCACCATACAAGAATCCAAACACGATGGTTTTTGTTAAAGGGCTGCCTGAGAACGGGGTCCGGGAAAAAAAACTCCATGTTCTCAAGCAGAAGAGGAACACACCTGAAGGACCGGAGAGGTTAAAATCCCATCACTATTTGAACAGTATTCTCGGTAAATACGAAATGTCCCCTGACCAGAAAGGGGAGGGTCTTTTCCTGACCGGCAGAGGACACGTGGCTGAAGGGGTCGTTTCGAATGTTTTTTGGAGAAAGGGCATGAATGTTTATACACCAGACCCGGATTGCGGCATATTAAACGGCGTTACCCGCCAGTTTGTGATCAGACTGGCTCGTTCAAAAGGTTTTAAAGTACATGAAGGACACTATATGCTCAACGCCTTACTTGAGGCTGATGAAGCTGTGATTACCAACTCCATTCAGGAAATAGTCGCTGTTTCATCAGTTGGCGAACAAATGTTCCCTGGCGTGAGGGGAGAGCTGTACGAAGCATTAACATCCCTGTATGGCCGGGCAACAAGAGAAGAACGACTCTGGTCGGGCAAAGAATGGGAAGAAAGGTGA
- the pabA gene encoding aminodeoxychorismate/anthranilate synthase component II translates to MILMIDNYDSFTYNLVQYLGELGEELIVKRNDKITIEEIEELAPAFIMVSPGPCSPNEAGISMDVIRHFAGRIPIFGVCLGHQSIAQVFGGNVIRADRLMHGKTSEIYHDEKSVFKGLPSPMVATRYHSLIVERKSLPDCFTISAQTEEGEIMAIRHKTLPVEGVQFHPESIMTAEGKKLLKNFIEQYKEYEYSC, encoded by the coding sequence ATGATTTTAATGATAGATAACTACGATTCGTTTACGTACAACCTTGTTCAATATTTAGGTGAGCTCGGAGAAGAGCTGATAGTAAAACGAAACGACAAAATAACGATAGAGGAAATAGAAGAGCTGGCCCCTGCATTTATTATGGTTTCACCAGGGCCATGCTCTCCAAATGAAGCCGGGATCAGTATGGATGTGATCAGACACTTCGCAGGCAGGATTCCCATCTTCGGTGTTTGTCTTGGGCACCAGTCCATCGCCCAGGTGTTTGGAGGAAACGTGATTCGTGCAGACAGGCTGATGCACGGGAAGACTTCTGAAATTTACCACGACGAAAAAAGTGTGTTCAAAGGTCTGCCTTCACCGATGGTGGCTACCCGGTACCACTCCCTTATTGTGGAGCGTAAGTCACTGCCGGACTGTTTTACCATCAGCGCCCAGACAGAGGAAGGGGAAATTATGGCTATCCGTCACAAAACGCTTCCTGTTGAGGGGGTTCAGTTTCACCCTGAATCAATCATGACAGCGGAAGGAAAAAAGCTGCTGAAGAACTTTATTGAACAATACAAGGAGTATGAGTACTCATGCTGA
- a CDS encoding anthranilate synthase component I family protein gives MTGTIVSEMSDAAVTIKRRAAGRSRELTPIKQNWFKTFTTLAETSNEYILLESGRGGRFTIIGMNPWADVRGKDDRLTVSGREGEKVYQGPILKSLEEWLEQYKTEKVADLPDCQGGLFGYVSYDLIRQIESIPAESEDDLLTDDIHFLAFDDLYVIDKEEKKFWILTHLDENGTKEQEDENLDRLEQEWEKAEQSADSEDWYKEWREKKSESSTVRSFSQPAFMEAVQKVQEYIAQGDVFQVNLSVRESQPLASHPLHVYDCLRGINPSPYMGYFQAGSMQLVSASPELLVKVKGEEVSTRPIAGTRSRGKDAVEDQELAETLINNEKERAEHVMLVDLERNDLGRVCNYGTVEVDELMVIEKYSHVMHIVSNVRGELAAGHSVFDVIAATFPGGTITGAPKIRTMEIIEELEPVRRGIYTGSLGWVGYNGDMELNISIRTMIVENETAHVQAGAGIVIDSDPAAEYKESLKKARALWKAKEMSEDELREKLSLS, from the coding sequence ATGACAGGTACTATAGTTTCGGAAATGAGTGATGCGGCAGTGACGATAAAACGAAGAGCAGCGGGGAGATCCCGGGAGCTCACTCCTATTAAACAAAACTGGTTTAAAACCTTTACCACACTCGCTGAGACGAGTAATGAATATATTCTTCTTGAAAGCGGCAGGGGCGGCCGGTTTACGATTATCGGAATGAACCCCTGGGCCGATGTCAGGGGGAAAGACGACAGGTTAACGGTAAGTGGAAGAGAGGGTGAAAAGGTCTATCAAGGACCTATCCTGAAAAGCCTCGAAGAATGGCTTGAGCAATATAAAACAGAGAAAGTGGCGGACCTGCCCGACTGTCAGGGAGGACTGTTTGGGTATGTAAGCTATGATCTGATCCGTCAGATTGAGTCGATCCCGGCTGAATCAGAAGACGACCTTCTCACCGATGATATTCACTTCCTTGCTTTTGACGATCTTTACGTCATCGATAAGGAGGAAAAGAAATTCTGGATCCTTACCCACCTTGACGAAAACGGAACCAAGGAACAGGAAGACGAAAACCTTGACCGCCTTGAACAGGAATGGGAAAAGGCGGAGCAGTCAGCGGACTCCGAAGACTGGTATAAGGAATGGCGTGAAAAGAAATCTGAATCTTCAACGGTAAGGAGCTTTTCCCAGCCCGCTTTTATGGAAGCTGTTCAAAAAGTTCAGGAGTACATTGCACAAGGAGACGTATTCCAAGTAAACTTGAGTGTAAGGGAGTCGCAGCCTCTTGCTTCACACCCTCTGCATGTGTATGACTGCTTAAGGGGAATTAATCCTTCTCCTTACATGGGCTACTTCCAGGCCGGGAGTATGCAGCTGGTCAGCGCTTCTCCGGAACTTTTAGTCAAGGTAAAAGGAGAAGAGGTAAGTACACGTCCCATCGCAGGAACCCGCTCGCGGGGAAAAGACGCGGTGGAAGATCAGGAACTTGCTGAAACGCTGATAAACAACGAGAAAGAACGGGCTGAACATGTGATGCTCGTCGATCTCGAGCGAAATGACCTGGGCAGGGTATGCAACTACGGAACGGTAGAAGTAGACGAACTTATGGTAATCGAAAAATACTCCCACGTGATGCATATCGTTTCGAACGTACGGGGAGAACTTGCAGCCGGGCATTCTGTTTTTGATGTGATTGCAGCCACCTTCCCGGGTGGAACAATTACAGGAGCACCGAAAATCCGGACGATGGAAATCATTGAAGAACTGGAGCCGGTGCGCCGCGGGATTTATACAGGATCACTCGGGTGGGTTGGGTATAATGGAGATATGGAACTGAACATTTCAATCCGGACGATGATCGTGGAAAATGAAACGGCACACGTACAGGCCGGAGCCGGAATCGTCATTGATTCAGACCCCGCTGCTGAGTACAAGGAATCACTGAAAAAAGCCAGAGCTTTATGGAAAGCAAAAGAGATGAGCGAAGATGAGCTGAGAGAGAAACTGAGTTTGAGCTGA
- the cysK gene encoding cysteine synthase A produces the protein MAKVVNSITELIGETPLVKLNRLVSEEHADVYLKLEFMNPGSSVKDRIALSMIEDAEQKGRLKEGDTIIEPTSGNTGIGLAMVAAAKGYRTVLVMPETMSMERRNLLRAYGAELVLTPGPEGMGGAIRKATELARENNYYMPQQFQNEANPKVHRETTGKELLEQAGDQLDAFISGIGTGGTITGAGKVLKEKFPDLHLVALEPQDSPVLSGGKGGPHKIQGIGAGFVPDILDTKLYDEVITVSSEDAFEYARRAAREEGILGGISSGAAIYAALEVAKKLGKGKKVVAVIPSNGERYLSTPLYQFEEQE, from the coding sequence ATGGCAAAGGTAGTGAATTCGATTACTGAACTTATTGGAGAAACGCCACTTGTAAAGTTGAACAGACTCGTCAGCGAAGAGCATGCAGATGTGTACTTGAAGCTTGAATTTATGAATCCTGGAAGCAGTGTGAAAGACCGGATCGCCTTATCCATGATTGAAGATGCGGAACAAAAGGGCCGTCTTAAAGAAGGAGACACCATTATTGAGCCGACCAGTGGTAATACGGGGATCGGACTTGCGATGGTTGCTGCTGCCAAAGGGTACCGTACCGTTCTTGTTATGCCTGAAACCATGAGTATGGAACGCCGAAACCTTCTCAGGGCATACGGAGCTGAGCTTGTGCTTACACCAGGGCCTGAAGGTATGGGTGGAGCGATCCGAAAAGCAACAGAACTTGCCAGAGAGAATAATTACTATATGCCTCAGCAATTCCAGAATGAAGCCAACCCTAAAGTTCATCGTGAAACAACAGGGAAAGAACTTCTGGAACAAGCAGGGGATCAGCTTGATGCATTTATATCCGGGATCGGTACAGGAGGTACGATTACAGGAGCAGGTAAAGTACTGAAAGAGAAATTCCCGGACCTGCACCTCGTAGCACTTGAACCACAGGATTCACCTGTATTGTCAGGTGGAAAAGGCGGACCTCATAAAATCCAGGGAATCGGAGCAGGGTTTGTTCCCGATATTCTTGATACGAAGCTTTACGATGAGGTCATAACCGTATCTTCGGAAGATGCGTTTGAGTATGCACGCCGTGCAGCCCGTGAAGAAGGCATTCTTGGAGGTATTTCCTCCGGTGCAGCTATCTATGCAGCTTTGGAAGTTGCGAAGAAACTAGGCAAAGGAAAGAAAGTCGTTGCGGTTATTCCCAGTAACGGGGAGCGCTACCTCAGTACCCCTTTGTATCAGTTTGAAGAACAGGAATAA
- the hslO gene encoding Hsp33 family molecular chaperone HslO, translating into MSDYLVKALAYDGKVRAYAVRSTAMVQEAARRHDTWRTVTAALGRSLSAATMMGAMLKGEEKITVKIEADGPATPIIVDANATGEVRGYVSNPHVDPDRNKEGKLNVAEAVGRNGSLSVVKYLGLKDNFTGSVPLVSGELGEDFTYYFAKSEQTPTSVGLGVIIDKDESVAASGGFIIQLMPGITDDVIDEIENKLNAMEPISKLIQSGLTPEELLHTILGEENVRILDQMGVAFQCQCSKERISNAIMGLNEEDISAMIEEDGGAETQCHFCNEKYVFDKGELQEILDEKRAGNEPQ; encoded by the coding sequence ATGTCAGATTACTTAGTGAAAGCACTTGCTTATGACGGGAAAGTACGGGCGTATGCAGTACGATCAACAGCAATGGTTCAGGAGGCAGCAAGACGCCATGACACGTGGAGAACAGTCACAGCCGCCCTCGGCAGATCTTTATCTGCTGCAACAATGATGGGTGCCATGCTTAAAGGAGAAGAAAAGATCACAGTGAAAATTGAAGCTGACGGCCCGGCGACCCCTATTATTGTCGATGCCAATGCCACCGGTGAAGTCCGCGGATATGTTTCAAACCCTCATGTGGACCCGGATAGAAACAAAGAAGGGAAGTTAAATGTAGCAGAAGCTGTAGGGAGAAACGGATCCCTGTCAGTCGTCAAATATCTCGGGTTAAAAGACAACTTCACAGGAAGTGTGCCTCTCGTTTCGGGTGAACTGGGAGAAGATTTCACCTATTACTTTGCCAAGTCTGAACAGACGCCGACATCCGTCGGTCTTGGTGTCATTATCGACAAGGATGAATCGGTCGCTGCGTCAGGTGGGTTTATCATTCAGCTCATGCCGGGTATTACAGATGATGTGATCGATGAAATTGAAAACAAGCTCAATGCCATGGAACCCATCTCGAAGTTAATCCAGAGTGGACTTACTCCTGAAGAACTTCTTCATACGATTTTGGGAGAAGAGAATGTTCGTATTCTTGACCAGATGGGCGTCGCCTTTCAGTGCCAGTGTTCAAAAGAGAGAATATCCAATGCCATTATGGGTCTGAATGAAGAAGACATCAGCGCCATGATCGAAGAAGACGGCGGGGCAGAAACACAATGTCATTTCTGTAACGAAAAGTATGTATTCGATAAAGGGGAACTTCAGGAGATTTTAGACGAAAAACGTGCCGGTAACGAACCTCAGTAA
- a CDS encoding type III pantothenate kinase, translated as MLLILDVGNTNVAIGVYDNRELKHHWRIGTDPGKTSDEYAMLTGALFAQAGLAFKDITGAMMSSVAPTVMYAINQMCRDYINVTPQVIGPGIKTGLNIKYDNPREVGSDRIANAVGGMMEYGSPLIIVDFGTATTFCYVNEHAHYVGGAIAPGIKIATEALYTHASKLPRIELSKPNGIIGKNTVHAMQAGIIYGYTGQVEGIVSQMKKQAKPGVKVVATGGLCELIAHETPVIDHVDPLLSLKGLREIYEKNNTH; from the coding sequence GTGCTTCTTATACTCGATGTTGGAAATACGAACGTTGCTATCGGTGTGTACGATAACCGTGAGCTTAAGCACCACTGGCGAATCGGGACTGACCCGGGGAAAACTTCTGATGAATACGCGATGCTTACGGGCGCCCTTTTTGCCCAGGCTGGTCTGGCGTTTAAGGATATCACCGGTGCAATGATGAGTTCCGTAGCCCCTACAGTCATGTATGCGATCAACCAGATGTGCCGGGATTACATTAATGTCACGCCTCAGGTGATCGGCCCGGGGATTAAAACGGGATTAAACATAAAATATGATAACCCCAGAGAAGTCGGCTCTGACCGTATTGCCAATGCTGTGGGGGGAATGATGGAATATGGAAGTCCTCTCATCATCGTGGACTTCGGCACGGCAACAACATTCTGCTATGTAAATGAACATGCTCATTATGTAGGTGGCGCGATTGCACCGGGAATAAAAATTGCAACGGAAGCTCTATATACCCATGCCTCGAAATTACCGAGAATAGAACTTAGCAAACCGAACGGCATTATTGGGAAAAATACGGTTCATGCAATGCAGGCGGGTATTATCTACGGCTATACAGGCCAGGTTGAAGGAATTGTCAGCCAGATGAAAAAGCAGGCAAAGCCGGGTGTGAAGGTGGTAGCTACCGGGGGACTCTGTGAACTTATTGCTCATGAGACACCGGTTATCGATCATGTAGATCCTCTCCTTTCTCTTAAGGGGCTTCGTGAAATATACGAAAAAAACAATACACATTAA